One Setaria viridis chromosome 3, Setaria_viridis_v4.0, whole genome shotgun sequence DNA window includes the following coding sequences:
- the LOC117850253 gene encoding uncharacterized protein, giving the protein MAGADGLRLCWDLSRRAGSFLRMARLALTGAAPAQLVVEEEVVDGHSCDPYYKSISTEDNDDLESDELWPEEDELELLVDGGEDGGSTTRGVSENKKPDRFVRRRRASFRSKNVAAVEESSEPLVPRRAAKRANDAEVVQHPFGWDRRGSESSSLLLVSS; this is encoded by the exons AtggccggcgccgacggcctGCGGCTCTGCTGGGACCTCTCGCGGCGGGCCGGCTCCTTCCTGCGCATGGCGCGGCTGGCGCTCACCGGCGCCGCTCCGGCACAACT GGTCGTCGAAGAGGAGGTCGTCGACGGCCACAGCTGCGACCCGTACTACAAGAGCATCAGCACGGAGGACAACGACGACCTCGAATCCGACGAGCTTTGGCCGGAGGAGGACGAATTGGAGCTGCtcgtggacggcggcgaggacggtggGTCAACGACGAGAGGCGTGTCTGAGAACAAGAAGCCCGATCGGTTCGTCAGGCGCCGGCGTGCCTCGTTTCGTTCGAAGAATgtcgcggcggtggaggagtcGTCGGAGCCGTtggtgccgcgccgcgcggcgaaGCGGGCGAACGATGCCGAGGTGGTTCAGCACCCTTTCGGGTGGGATCGTCGAGGGAGCGAGTCGTCGTCGTTG
- the LOC117850883 gene encoding nuclear-pore anchor: protein MCNRITQEKELLEKHNLWLDEELKVKVKNLAELRKTNMDEEARMSARIAELEREISESCSSLWRGKECISELEQRVSYMEKELCSTKDAATANEQRLGAELSTVWFYLKSLSSCCCNVCVCFPLLVLPLFVYLTAAWCLEILPLVSCSVLIYSPF from the exons ATGTGCAACCGCATTACCCAG GAGAAGGAGCTGCTTGAAAAGCACAATCTGTGGCTTGACGAAGAACTGAAAGTAAAAGTAAAGAACTTAGCTGAACTAAGGAAAACAAATATGGATGAGGAGGCTAGGATGTCAGCTAGGATTGCAGAG CTTGAAAGAGAGATTTCTGAATCTTGTAGCTCTTTGTGGCGAGGCAAAGAATGTATCTCTGAACTGGAGCAAAGGGTATCTTACATGGAAAAG GAATTGTGCTCAACAAAGGATGCTGCAACTGCTAATGAACAACGTCTAGGTGCTGAGCTTTCGACTGTATGGTTCTATCTTAAGTCCCTTTCCTCTTGCTGCTgcaatgtgtgtgtgtgttttcccTTGCTTGTGCTGCCACTGTTTGTGTATTTGACTGCCGCATGGTGCCTAGAGATTCTTCCACTTGTCTCCTGTTCTGTTCTCATCTATTCACCATTCTGA